One Candidatus Leptovillus gracilis DNA segment encodes these proteins:
- a CDS encoding type I restriction endonuclease subunit R: MPNFISEDNIEQGLLTLLRNEYGYELLNCYTLDANTLNDGSGRSDKREVIFSQRLKIAAQRLNPTIPETALAEALHEVTRSRRAMSLIAANQELDSLIRDGIPITFSNAQGKTEHQRVRLIDFSPTNDNDFLAVSQLWVKGDVYYRRPDVLLYINGLPLVFIELKNSNIKLKNAYDSNLITYKKEIPQLFHATAVCVLSNGLESKVGSVSAGWEHFFNWLRVDNEKEKIDRLQIYESGTSLERIIHGLCRPEILLDYIENFILFHNNQKIIAQNHQFIGVNKAIDVFAQRQQQSDEERGKLGVFWHTQGSGKSFSMIFYARKIWRKMTGNYTFVVVTDRQDLDGQIYRNFLNTNTVSKKEAVRPKDSQEMRAFLSQNKRIVFTLIHKFRYPKGKQYPVLSPREDIIVIVDEAHRTQYETLAQNMRVGLPNAQYLAFTGTPLLGKNRKTNAWFGGYVSEYNFVQSMDDGATVPLFYEKRVPEVLIQNEDLSDEFYEILEDENLDDVQQAKLEKKFARETEVIVRDDRLETIAKDIVQHFPRRGYLGKGLVISVDKFTAVKVYNKVQYHWKEEIKQLHKEIKAATSPGKKAYLQKTLDCMRCTQMAVVISEEADEEAKFAKKGLDIKPHRQRMNNLDKQGHDVEYQFKDPDDPLQLVFVCAMWLTGFDAPTLSTLYLDKPMKNHTLMQTIARANRVTPHLINGVVKTNGEIIDYYNVFRNMKEAFAAYAEGSEGQEEMPVQEKSALFGLLDDALAQGINFCQSKGIDLESLDKSAEVFTNLSQFKEYADTLLSKDDWRKEFTVYENTISALYEACKPEIMQKEQWRPLVFVFQYLRGVLDAIIEQQDIDNVSLRIAELLDESVVTIDDGLQTQKPKTEYQIKQIGKVWDLRQVNLAKLREEFRQKPYKHIEIADLRAFIEDKLQQMLQQNSTRADFAQRLQEIIDRYNAGGMTTENTFEELIKFNQDLTEEEERHIRMGLTEEELELFDLMKKEKMTKTEEVAVKNAAQALLKRLREEKPKVIVQDWYRDGQSQERVKTAVETILDKNLPTSYDRALFKSTCDRVYNTIYERAYQGLAWAS; this comes from the coding sequence ATGCCTAACTTCATATCCGAAGATAACATCGAACAAGGCTTGCTCACCCTTTTGCGCAATGAATATGGCTACGAACTGCTCAACTGCTACACGCTCGACGCCAACACTCTCAACGATGGCAGTGGGCGCAGTGACAAGCGGGAAGTTATCTTTTCTCAACGGTTGAAAATTGCGGCGCAGCGGCTCAATCCCACCATCCCCGAAACCGCCCTGGCCGAAGCTCTCCATGAAGTCACCCGCAGCCGCCGCGCCATGTCGCTCATCGCCGCCAACCAGGAACTGGACAGCCTCATCCGCGATGGCATCCCCATCACCTTCAGCAACGCTCAGGGAAAAACCGAACACCAGCGCGTCCGCCTCATCGACTTCAGCCCCACCAACGACAACGACTTCCTCGCCGTTTCGCAACTGTGGGTTAAAGGCGACGTTTACTACCGCCGCCCCGACGTCCTCCTTTATATTAACGGTCTTCCCCTCGTCTTCATCGAGCTTAAAAACTCCAACATCAAACTTAAAAACGCCTACGACAGCAATCTCATCACCTACAAAAAAGAGATTCCCCAACTTTTCCATGCCACAGCCGTCTGTGTACTCTCCAATGGCCTAGAAAGTAAAGTTGGCAGCGTCAGTGCCGGGTGGGAACATTTCTTCAATTGGTTACGGGTTGATAACGAAAAGGAAAAAATCGACCGCCTACAAATTTACGAATCCGGCACCAGTTTGGAGCGTATCATCCATGGCCTTTGTCGTCCAGAAATCCTTTTAGACTACATTGAAAACTTCATCCTTTTCCACAACAACCAAAAAATAATTGCCCAAAACCATCAGTTCATCGGCGTCAACAAAGCCATTGATGTTTTTGCCCAACGTCAACAGCAAAGCGATGAAGAAAGAGGCAAACTAGGCGTCTTCTGGCATACTCAAGGCTCCGGTAAAAGCTTCTCCATGATCTTCTACGCCCGCAAAATCTGGCGCAAAATGACCGGCAACTACACCTTCGTCGTCGTCACCGACCGCCAGGACTTAGACGGACAGATTTATCGCAACTTCCTCAATACCAACACCGTCAGCAAAAAAGAAGCCGTTCGTCCCAAAGATAGCCAGGAAATGCGGGCTTTCCTTAGTCAAAACAAGCGCATCGTCTTTACCCTCATCCACAAATTCCGTTATCCTAAAGGCAAGCAATATCCGGTTCTCTCACCCCGCGAGGACATCATCGTCATTGTTGATGAAGCCCATCGCACCCAATACGAAACCCTCGCTCAGAACATGCGCGTTGGTTTGCCCAATGCCCAATATCTGGCCTTCACCGGCACGCCTCTGCTGGGCAAGAATCGCAAAACCAACGCCTGGTTCGGTGGTTACGTCAGCGAATACAACTTTGTCCAATCTATGGACGATGGCGCCACCGTGCCTCTCTTCTACGAAAAACGTGTACCAGAAGTCCTCATCCAAAACGAAGACCTCAGTGACGAATTCTACGAAATCCTGGAGGACGAAAACCTCGACGACGTGCAGCAGGCCAAGCTCGAAAAGAAATTCGCCCGCGAAACCGAAGTCATTGTACGCGACGACCGTTTAGAAACTATCGCCAAAGACATCGTCCAACATTTCCCCCGGCGTGGTTATCTGGGCAAAGGTCTCGTTATTTCCGTGGACAAGTTCACGGCCGTGAAAGTGTATAACAAAGTGCAATATCACTGGAAAGAAGAAATCAAACAGTTGCACAAAGAAATCAAAGCCGCCACCAGCCCAGGCAAAAAAGCATACCTTCAAAAAACTCTTGACTGCATGCGTTGTACGCAGATGGCAGTTGTTATCAGTGAAGAGGCCGATGAAGAAGCAAAGTTTGCCAAAAAAGGACTTGACATCAAGCCTCACCGTCAGCGCATGAACAACCTCGACAAACAAGGTCATGATGTCGAATATCAGTTCAAAGACCCCGACGATCCGCTACAGCTCGTCTTCGTCTGTGCCATGTGGCTCACCGGCTTTGATGCACCTACACTTTCTACCCTTTACCTCGACAAGCCGATGAAAAACCACACCCTTATGCAAACTATTGCCCGCGCTAATCGCGTCACCCCCCATCTCATAAATGGTGTGGTCAAGACCAATGGCGAAATCATCGACTACTATAATGTCTTCCGCAACATGAAGGAAGCGTTCGCCGCTTACGCCGAAGGCTCCGAAGGGCAAGAAGAAATGCCCGTTCAGGAAAAATCCGCACTCTTTGGCCTGCTCGACGACGCCCTGGCTCAAGGCATCAACTTCTGCCAAAGCAAAGGCATCGACCTGGAAAGCCTCGATAAATCGGCAGAGGTTTTTACCAACCTGAGTCAGTTCAAAGAATATGCAGATACCTTGCTCAGCAAAGACGACTGGCGTAAAGAGTTCACCGTCTACGAAAATACCATTTCTGCCCTTTACGAAGCGTGTAAACCAGAAATTATGCAAAAAGAGCAGTGGCGACCGCTGGTCTTCGTCTTCCAGTATCTGCGCGGCGTTCTCGACGCCATCATCGAGCAGCAAGACATTGACAATGTCAGCCTGCGCATCGCCGAACTTTTGGACGAAAGTGTCGTTACTATTGACGATGGCTTGCAAACACAAAAACCAAAAACAGAATATCAAATCAAGCAGATTGGGAAAGTGTGGGATTTACGCCAGGTCAACTTAGCTAAGCTCCGGGAAGAATTTAGGCAAAAGCCATACAAGCACATCGAAATCGCCGATCTTCGTGCTTTCATCGAAGACAAGCTGCAACAAATGCTGCAACAAAATAGCACTCGCGCCGACTTTGCCCAACGCCTTCAAGAAATCATCGACCGCTACAATGCAGGTGGAATGACGACCGAAAATACGTTTGAAGAACTTATCAAATTCAACCAGGATTTAACGGAGGAGGAAGAACGCCACATCCGCATGGGTCTCACTGAAGAGGAGTTGGAATTGTTCGACCTCATGAAGAAAGAGAAGATGACGAAGACAGAGGAAGTGGCGGTCAAGAACGCAGCCCAAGCTCTGCTCAAACGCCTGCGCGAAGAGAAGCCTAAAGTTATTGTGCAAGATTGGTATCGGGATGGACAGAGCCAGGAAAGGGTGAAAACGGCCGTTGAGACTATTCTCGATAAAAACTTACCCACCAGTTATGACCGTGCTTTGTTCAAATCAACTTGTGATCGCGTCTATAACACCATTTATGAGCGAGCTTATCAGGGTTTAGCTTGGGCTTCTTAG
- a CDS encoding restriction endonuclease subunit S: MKMHNWVAERLGENVTHKKGYAFKSDWFQSEGIPVVKVTNFSEAGIDATNLVFVTEEIAFEKKGYALNNKDIIIQTVGSWPNNPASVVGKVVRVPNELDGALLNQNAVILRPNNKIDKNFLFYLLKDRSFKGYIINTAQGAANQASITLDSIFRFDFFLPPPETQKKIAAVLSAYDDLIENNNKRIALLEKAAEEIYREWFVRLRFPGWETAVFQKDVPEGWELRKAFTHVKGKSYTSIEINDDGEGMPFVNLKSINRGGGYRTDGLKYYTGRYKENQVVRQNDIIMAVTDMTQNRDVVGRVARIPETIDVAFVISLDIVKIVPEKVSSTFLYSYLRYSGFGHFIKEFANGANVLHLNPDLVSKQSVIIPPKPLRDKFDGIVEPILKQIDSLNRKTATLQKSRDLLLSRLISGKLPVADLDIQFPPSMISD, translated from the coding sequence ATGAAGATGCATAACTGGGTGGCAGAAAGGCTAGGCGAAAATGTTACACATAAAAAAGGATATGCCTTCAAGAGTGATTGGTTCCAATCTGAGGGAATTCCTGTTGTAAAAGTCACCAATTTTTCTGAAGCTGGCATTGATGCAACTAATTTGGTTTTTGTTACAGAAGAAATTGCTTTTGAAAAAAAAGGATACGCTCTAAATAATAAGGATATTATTATTCAAACTGTTGGGTCTTGGCCTAATAACCCTGCATCTGTCGTTGGAAAAGTCGTTCGTGTACCAAATGAATTGGACGGTGCCCTGTTAAATCAAAACGCAGTTATCCTGCGACCAAATAACAAAATTGACAAAAATTTTCTGTTTTACCTTCTCAAAGACCGAAGTTTTAAAGGGTACATAATTAACACTGCTCAAGGTGCAGCTAATCAAGCAAGTATTACATTAGATTCTATTTTTCGTTTTGATTTTTTTCTTCCACCACCTGAAACACAAAAGAAGATTGCGGCCGTTCTCTCCGCCTACGATGATCTCATTGAAAACAACAACAAACGCATCGCTCTCCTGGAAAAAGCCGCCGAAGAAATCTACCGGGAATGGTTTGTCAGGCTGCGCTTTCCGGGATGGGAAACGGCCGTTTTCCAAAAAGATGTCCCCGAAGGCTGGGAGTTAAGAAAAGCCTTTACTCATGTTAAAGGCAAGTCTTACACCAGCATAGAAATAAACGATGATGGCGAGGGAATGCCATTCGTAAACCTGAAGTCAATTAACAGAGGTGGTGGTTATCGAACTGACGGCCTCAAATATTACACGGGTAGATATAAAGAAAATCAAGTTGTACGTCAAAACGATATAATAATGGCGGTGACAGACATGACACAAAACCGAGATGTTGTTGGTCGTGTTGCCCGAATTCCAGAAACAATAGATGTTGCGTTTGTCATTTCCTTGGACATCGTCAAAATTGTGCCGGAAAAAGTATCATCAACATTTTTATATAGTTATTTAAGATATTCAGGATTTGGGCATTTCATCAAGGAATTTGCTAATGGTGCAAACGTATTACACCTAAATCCCGATTTGGTATCCAAACAGAGCGTAATAATCCCGCCTAAACCTCTTCGTGATAAATTCGATGGAATTGTTGAGCCAATTCTCAAACAGATAGATTCTTTAAATCGTAAAACAGCAACTCTTCAAAAATCCCGAGATCTTTTACTTTCCCGCCTCATCTCCGGCAAACTGCCCGTAGCTGACCTCGACATCCAATTCCCACCCAGCATGATTTCCGACTAG
- a CDS encoding SAM-dependent DNA methyltransferase codes for MTSQELKDLQATLWKSADDLRANSDLRSSEYSTPVMGLIFLKFADNKYRRYEDEIKAEYAQLKGTRREKTLPEIAVAKCGFYLPDNARYSTLLNLPEAADIDQALKNAMVEIEKHKPELAGVLPQDEYFKLTRLDKSMLSRLLQNFANIPDDADGDLFGQIYEYFLGNFALAEGQGGGEFFTPRSVVRLMIEIIEPHQGTVFDPACGSGGMFVQSAAFVEAHRQAQEAHAADALYVYGQEKTLETVKLAKMNLVVNGLRGEVQQTNTYYEDPYGSFGRFDYVLANPPFNVDDVNLKRVESDRRFNTYGIPRNKGQGNKKAAGNETVPNGNYLWINLFATSLKENGRAALVMANSASDARHSEADIRQTLIEKNLIYGMLTLPSNMFWTVTLPATLWFFDKGKQDERILFIDARNIFTPVDRAHREFSPEQIINIGLISRLHRGDRAAFVRVVDDYFAQGMARLAENAAKEHAVAAQLLNVLDDAEGQDAVQTLLAQWADWSDLQAAYEAYLVERGTLLAQQPTTIEAENTAQHQLQAQFEPFFAGLHAGLKALDKTVHQYEKQEREANERRGIARDLKGLKTALETVRAEVKDAESFFAHIHWLQERFPQAAYEDVTGLCKLATLEDIKEQDYSLNPGRYVGVVIEEDGKTEEEFISEMLDLHGDLEKLNNEAHQLENVIMQNLKQLVNEDA; via the coding sequence ATGACCTCACAAGAACTCAAAGACCTCCAGGCCACCCTCTGGAAGAGCGCCGACGACCTCCGCGCCAACTCCGACCTGCGTTCCAGCGAATACTCCACCCCCGTCATGGGGCTGATCTTCCTCAAATTCGCCGATAACAAATATCGCCGCTATGAAGACGAGATAAAGGCCGAATATGCACAGCTCAAAGGCACGCGCCGCGAGAAAACGCTGCCCGAAATTGCCGTCGCCAAATGTGGCTTTTACCTGCCCGACAACGCTCGTTACAGTACCTTGCTTAACTTGCCCGAAGCGGCAGACATCGACCAGGCGCTTAAAAACGCTATGGTTGAAATCGAGAAACACAAACCCGAATTAGCAGGCGTTCTGCCGCAAGATGAATACTTCAAGCTGACGCGCCTGGATAAATCCATGCTCAGCCGGCTGCTGCAAAACTTTGCCAACATTCCCGACGATGCCGATGGTGACCTCTTCGGCCAGATATACGAATACTTTCTGGGCAACTTTGCGCTGGCTGAGGGGCAGGGCGGCGGCGAATTCTTCACGCCGCGCTCGGTGGTGCGCTTGATGATTGAGATTATTGAGCCGCATCAGGGCACCGTCTTTGACCCCGCTTGTGGTTCCGGCGGGATGTTTGTGCAGTCGGCGGCGTTTGTGGAGGCGCACCGGCAGGCGCAGGAAGCCCATGCGGCCGATGCCCTATATGTGTATGGGCAGGAGAAGACGCTGGAAACTGTCAAGCTGGCTAAGATGAACCTTGTCGTCAATGGCTTGCGCGGCGAGGTTCAGCAGACCAACACTTATTATGAAGATCCCTACGGCAGTTTTGGCCGTTTTGATTATGTGCTCGCTAATCCCCCGTTTAATGTGGATGATGTGAATTTGAAGCGCGTGGAAAGCGACCGGCGCTTTAACACGTATGGCATTCCGCGTAACAAGGGGCAGGGCAACAAAAAAGCAGCGGGTAATGAAACGGTGCCGAACGGCAACTATTTGTGGATCAATCTCTTTGCCACCTCGCTCAAGGAAAATGGCAGAGCCGCTTTGGTTATGGCTAACTCGGCGTCTGATGCGCGGCACAGTGAAGCCGACATCCGGCAAACGTTGATTGAGAAGAATCTCATTTATGGCATGTTGACACTGCCCTCGAATATGTTTTGGACGGTGACACTGCCTGCTACGCTCTGGTTTTTTGACAAGGGGAAGCAGGACGAACGCATCCTCTTCATCGATGCCCGCAATATCTTTACCCCGGTTGACCGCGCTCATCGGGAGTTTTCGCCGGAGCAGATTATCAATATTGGCCTGATCAGCCGCCTGCACCGGGGCGACCGGGCGGCGTTTGTGCGGGTGGTGGACGATTATTTTGCCCAGGGTATGGCGCGGCTGGCGGAAAACGCGGCCAAAGAGCACGCGGTGGCGGCGCAGTTGCTGAATGTGCTGGACGACGCTGAGGGGCAAGATGCCGTACAAACCTTGTTGGCACAGTGGGCGGATTGGAGCGACTTGCAAGCGGCGTATGAAGCGTATCTGGTGGAGCGAGGGACGCTGTTGGCACAACAGCCGACGACCATTGAGGCTGAAAACACAGCCCAACACCAGTTGCAAGCTCAGTTTGAGCCTTTCTTTGCCGGTTTGCACGCTGGCTTGAAGGCGCTGGACAAGACGGTGCACCAATACGAGAAGCAGGAACGGGAAGCCAATGAACGGCGCGGCATCGCCCGCGATTTGAAGGGGTTGAAAACGGCGCTGGAAACGGTGCGAGCCGAAGTGAAAGATGCCGAATCCTTTTTTGCCCACATTCACTGGCTGCAAGAACGGTTCCCGCAGGCGGCTTATGAAGATGTGACCGGCCTGTGTAAGCTGGCGACTTTGGAAGATATAAAAGAACAGGATTATTCATTAAACCCTGGCCGTTATGTGGGCGTGGTGATTGAGGAAGATGGCAAGACCGAAGAGGAGTTCATTTCAGAAATGCTAGATTTGCATGGGGATTTGGAAAAATTAAATAACGAAGCACACCAATTAGAGAATGTCATAATGCAAAATTTGAAGCAATTGGTGAATGAAGATGCATAA
- a CDS encoding tetratricopeptide repeat protein, producing MTNDASNSYIELRQSIDDTFSLADLRLLCADVGIEYEHLPGETRPTKILALLDHVARQSRQADLLHRLRELRPLGAWPTTYHVTHSGAVYAPPPLPERGVLPEPGPLPPGSRLLYSRNPLFTGRADDLLRLANTFLYEANGRDVIITQTAVAAGMGGIGKTQLAVEFAHRYGRYFPGGVFWLSFAEAANLPSEIAVCGGPDGLDLAPGFADLPLADQVKAVQQAWRQPVARLLIFDNCEEEKLLADWRPPHGGCHVLVTSRRQQWDRALGVSQLRLEVLPRAESVTLLRRLAPDLAESDADVIAAEVGDLPLALHLAGSFLATYRRVSPTDYLKKLRDKQILQHASMLGRGTDYSPTGHDLDVARTFAVSFERLDLANETDALALTLLTRLAFLAPGEPIPDDLCQELAPIDEDDEEGLLQVEDGWQRLRNLGFVAVEQDSAVRLHRLLALFAQKIADDPEDAQRATEKAVREAVSNRQDRAGYISPIPLLLPHLYFVTDAAMSRDDAQAGSLCSWLGYYLDQVAVYADAQPYYERALAINEQSFGPTHPDTAQSLNNLGYLLRAMGQLADARPYYERALAIREQALGPTHPDTALSLNNLGALLQVMGQLADARPYYERALAIREQALGPTHPDTARSLNNLGALLDSMGQLADARPYYERALAIREQALGPTHPDTALSLNNLGALLDSMGQLADARPYYERALAINEQALGPTHPDTALSLNNLGYLLRAMGQLADARPYYERALAIREQALGPTHPDTASSLNNLGYLLRAMGQLADARPYYERALAIREQALGPTHPDTAQSLNNLGYLLRAMGQLADARPYYERALAIYEQALGPTHPDTATSLNNLGELLRAMGQLADARPYYERALAIYEQALGPTHPDLAYSLNNLGMLAQAEGDLPGARVYLQRALSIFEAALGPEHNNTQIVRENLEALDDA from the coding sequence ATGACCAACGACGCCTCCAATTCCTATATCGAACTTCGCCAGTCCATAGACGACACCTTCAGCCTGGCTGACTTGCGTCTGCTCTGTGCCGACGTAGGCATTGAGTACGAACACCTTCCTGGAGAAACAAGACCCACCAAAATCCTCGCCCTGCTGGACCACGTCGCCCGGCAGAGCCGGCAAGCCGACCTGCTCCACCGGCTGCGCGAACTACGGCCCCTCGGGGCCTGGCCGACCACCTACCACGTCACCCACTCCGGCGCGGTGTACGCCCCACCCCCATTGCCTGAACGCGGCGTCCTACCCGAACCCGGCCCCTTGCCGCCCGGCTCTCGGCTGCTCTACTCCCGCAACCCTCTGTTCACCGGCCGCGCCGACGACCTGCTGCGCCTGGCGAACACCTTTCTTTACGAGGCCAACGGCCGTGACGTCATCATCACCCAAACGGCCGTCGCCGCCGGCATGGGTGGCATTGGCAAGACCCAACTGGCGGTGGAGTTTGCGCACCGGTACGGCCGTTACTTCCCCGGTGGCGTCTTCTGGTTGAGCTTTGCCGAAGCCGCCAACCTCCCCTCGGAAATCGCTGTCTGCGGTGGCCCGGATGGCCTCGACCTGGCTCCCGGCTTTGCCGACTTGCCGTTGGCTGACCAGGTGAAAGCCGTGCAGCAGGCATGGCGTCAGCCGGTCGCCAGGCTGCTCATCTTTGACAACTGCGAAGAGGAGAAACTGCTGGCCGACTGGCGACCACCGCATGGTGGCTGCCATGTCCTGGTGACCAGCCGCCGCCAGCAGTGGGACCGGGCGCTGGGCGTGAGCCAACTGCGGCTTGAAGTCTTGCCCAGAGCCGAAAGCGTCACCCTGCTGCGCCGGTTAGCGCCCGACCTGGCTGAGAGCGACGCGGACGTGATTGCAGCCGAAGTAGGCGACCTGCCCCTGGCGCTGCACCTGGCGGGCAGCTTTCTGGCAACATATCGTCGTGTTTCCCCCACTGACTACCTCAAGAAACTGCGCGACAAGCAGATTTTGCAACATGCTTCGATGTTGGGGCGAGGCACAGACTACTCCCCAACCGGCCACGATCTGGACGTGGCCCGCACCTTTGCTGTGAGCTTCGAGCGGTTGGACCTGGCGAATGAAACCGACGCCCTGGCCTTGACGCTGCTCACGCGGCTCGCCTTCTTAGCGCCCGGCGAACCCATACCCGATGATTTATGCCAGGAGTTGGCTCCCATTGATGAAGATGATGAAGAAGGTTTGCTGCAGGTTGAAGATGGCTGGCAGCGGCTGCGTAACCTGGGTTTTGTGGCGGTTGAGCAAGACAGCGCGGTACGCCTACACCGGTTGCTGGCGCTCTTTGCCCAAAAGATAGCGGATGATCCGGAAGACGCGCAGCGAGCGACTGAGAAAGCGGTGCGAGAGGCTGTGTCAAACCGACAGGACAGGGCCGGATACATCTCCCCCATTCCCCTGCTGCTGCCGCACCTCTATTTCGTCACCGATGCTGCCATGAGCCGTGACGATGCACAAGCTGGCAGCTTGTGCAGTTGGCTGGGCTATTACCTTGATCAGGTAGCCGTCTACGCCGACGCCCAGCCCTATTACGAACGCGCCCTGGCCATAAACGAGCAGAGCTTCGGCCCCACCCATCCCGACACCGCCCAAAGCCTCAACAATCTCGGCTACCTCCTGAGGGCCATGGGCCAACTGGCCGACGCCCGGCCCTATTACGAACGCGCCCTGGCCATCCGAGAGCAAGCCCTCGGCCCCACCCATCCCGACACCGCCCTCAGCCTCAACAATCTCGGCGCACTCCTCCAGGTCATGGGCCAACTGGCCGACGCCCGGCCCTATTACGAACGCGCCCTGGCCATCCGAGAGCAAGCCCTCGGCCCCACCCATCCCGACACCGCCCGCAGCCTCAACAATCTCGGCGCACTCCTCGATTCCATGGGCCAACTGGCCGACGCCCGGCCCTATTACGAACGCGCCCTGGCCATCCGAGAGCAAGCCCTCGGCCCCACCCATCCCGACACCGCCCTCAGCCTCAACAATCTCGGCGCACTCCTCGATTCCATGGGCCAACTGGCCGACGCCCGGCCCTATTACGAACGCGCCCTGGCCATAAACGAGCAAGCCCTCGGCCCCACCCATCCCGACACCGCCCTCAGCCTCAACAATCTCGGCTACCTCCTCCGGGCCATGGGCCAACTGGCCGACGCCCGGCCCTATTACGAACGCGCCCTGGCCATCCGCGAGCAAGCCCTCGGCCCCACCCATCCCGACACCGCCAGCAGCCTCAACAATCTCGGCTACCTCCTCCGGGCCATGGGCCAACTGGCCGACGCCCGGCCCTATTACGAACGCGCCCTGGCCATCCGAGAGCAAGCCCTCGGCCCCACCCATCCCGACACCGCCCAAAGCCTCAACAATCTCGGCTACCTCCTGAGGGCCATGGGCCAACTGGCCGACGCCCGGCCCTATTACGAACGCGCCCTGGCCATTTACGAGCAAGCCCTCGGCCCCACCCATCCCGACACCGCCACGAGCCTCAACAATCTCGGCGAACTCCTCCGGGCCATGGGCCAACTGGCCGACGCCCGGCCCTATTACGAACGCGCCCTGGCCATCTACGAGCAAGCCCTCGGCCCCACCCATCCCGACTTAGCCTATAGTTTGAATAATTTAGGCATGTTGGCTCAGGCAGAAGGGGATTTGCCTGGCGCTCGCGTTTATTTACAGCGGGCCTTGTCTATCTTTGAAGCGGCATTAGGCCCTGAACATAACAATACTCAGATCGTGCGTGAAAACCTTGAGGCTCTTGATGATGCCTAA
- a CDS encoding tyrosine-type recombinase/integrase: MNLSDIMKTYLESLLERNLSPLHMRTVQSRLSQFICPSEEFPTDRRFKPVGQITALELHEHFQILEEGGRSDGTMAGHASTHRAFWAWIAERGLRDNSPATKLRRYSYSPKRRRAAPVASVEAISTCLPGFVAAGGYAGRDVRDALAVSLALDSGCRIGEIRSLRRRDMENALSTGDMSANGRMRYTVVGHGKTGDQVLTFFNESADLYRLWQLTNPHPNAEFVFVSTKNGRLLRRETMGRCFTKVCEYAKVPTIRSHAIRKRNASDLQATFRDPELTRQYLGHTSINTTMKHYNDVDRDRVGEAAAVMASARRGDPLDMLFRPKPRS, from the coding sequence ATGAATCTTAGCGACATAATGAAAACGTATTTGGAAAGCCTGTTGGAACGGAATCTATCACCGCTCCACATGCGCACTGTGCAAAGTAGACTTAGCCAGTTCATTTGTCCGAGCGAGGAGTTCCCAACTGATCGGCGTTTTAAACCGGTCGGTCAAATAACAGCACTGGAGTTACATGAACACTTCCAAATATTGGAGGAAGGAGGGAGAAGCGATGGTACTATGGCCGGTCATGCCAGTACGCACCGAGCTTTCTGGGCCTGGATAGCGGAGCGAGGGTTGCGAGACAATTCACCGGCTACAAAATTGCGTCGGTATTCCTATTCCCCCAAAAGGCGACGGGCCGCGCCAGTGGCTTCTGTGGAGGCTATCTCGACATGCTTGCCGGGTTTTGTCGCTGCTGGTGGTTATGCTGGCCGTGATGTCCGTGATGCTCTGGCAGTTAGCCTGGCTCTGGATTCAGGTTGTCGGATTGGGGAAATCAGGAGTTTGCGACGGCGCGATATGGAGAACGCATTATCAACAGGGGACATGTCTGCCAATGGTCGAATGCGCTACACAGTTGTGGGTCATGGCAAAACAGGAGACCAGGTGCTGACGTTTTTCAACGAGTCGGCCGACCTGTACCGGCTGTGGCAGTTGACTAACCCGCACCCCAATGCTGAATTTGTGTTTGTCAGTACGAAGAACGGCCGTTTGCTCCGACGCGAGACAATGGGACGCTGCTTTACAAAAGTATGCGAATATGCCAAAGTCCCAACAATCCGCAGCCATGCGATTCGTAAAAGGAATGCCAGCGACCTGCAAGCTACTTTTCGTGATCCAGAACTAACCCGACAGTATTTAGGTCACACGTCAATCAACACAACGATGAAACATTACAACGACGTAGACAGAGATCGAGTAGGGGAAGCAGCTGCGGTGATGGCGTCGGCGCGGCGTGGCGATCCCCTTGATATGCTGTTTAGGCCAAAACCAAGATCGTAA